One genomic region from Actinocatenispora thailandica encodes:
- the ctaD gene encoding cytochrome c oxidase subunit I has protein sequence MTLTTPRPPGGEITPRPIVTSPWPVHIAPHGSWLARTIRTTDAKQIGIMYMVTAFGFFIVGGFLALLMRAELARPGMQFLSTEQYNQLFTMHGTIMLLLFATPIVFAFANYVVPLQIGAPDVAFPRLNAFAYWLYLFGGTLVVAGFATPGGAADFGWFAYQPLASVTNSPGAGADLWYIGLIISGLGTILGAVNMVTTTLTLRAPGMTMFRMPLFTWSILVTSLLVLMVFPILAAALSAVMADRQLGAHVFDSGTGGAILWQHLFWFFGHPEVYIVALPFFGIISEVIPVFSRKPLFGYKGMVGALIGIAALSMTVWAHHMFATGQVLLPFFSFLSFLIAIPTGMKFFNWIGTMWRGQITFESPMMFAIGFLVTFLLGGLSGVLLASPAIDFHVSDTYFVVAHFHYVLFGTIVFAVYAGVYFWFPKMTGRMMDERLGKLHFWLTFIGFHSTFLVQHWLGAEGMPRRYADYQASDGFTTLNTISTIGAFILGVSLLPFLWNVYKSYKTGPVVEVDDPWGYGNGLEWATSCPPPLRNFDRMVRIRSERPAFDLKYPELMDQPPTTTPTIDDALAAERRALAGERDTSGAEDPGSGRRAGGSHRAEE, from the coding sequence ATGACCCTGACCACGCCGAGACCGCCAGGTGGCGAGATCACCCCGCGACCGATCGTGACCAGCCCCTGGCCGGTACACATCGCGCCGCACGGCTCCTGGCTGGCCCGCACGATCCGCACCACCGACGCGAAGCAGATCGGGATCATGTACATGGTCACCGCGTTCGGCTTCTTCATCGTCGGTGGCTTCCTGGCGCTGCTGATGCGCGCCGAACTGGCTCGGCCGGGCATGCAGTTCCTGTCCACCGAGCAGTACAACCAGCTGTTCACCATGCACGGCACGATCATGCTGCTGCTGTTCGCGACGCCGATCGTGTTCGCGTTCGCCAACTACGTCGTGCCGCTGCAGATCGGTGCGCCCGACGTGGCGTTCCCGCGGCTCAACGCGTTCGCCTACTGGCTCTACCTGTTCGGCGGGACCCTGGTGGTGGCCGGCTTCGCGACACCCGGCGGCGCCGCGGACTTCGGCTGGTTCGCCTACCAACCGCTGGCCAGCGTGACCAACTCGCCCGGCGCCGGCGCGGACCTCTGGTACATCGGCCTGATCATCTCGGGTCTGGGCACCATTCTGGGCGCGGTCAACATGGTCACCACCACGCTGACGCTGCGCGCGCCGGGCATGACGATGTTCCGGATGCCGCTGTTCACCTGGTCGATCCTGGTGACCAGCCTGCTGGTACTGATGGTGTTCCCGATCCTGGCCGCGGCGCTGTCCGCGGTGATGGCCGACCGGCAACTCGGCGCGCACGTGTTCGACTCCGGCACCGGCGGTGCGATCCTGTGGCAGCACCTGTTCTGGTTCTTCGGCCATCCCGAGGTGTACATCGTCGCGTTGCCGTTCTTCGGGATCATCTCCGAGGTGATCCCGGTGTTCAGCCGCAAGCCGCTGTTCGGCTACAAGGGCATGGTCGGTGCGCTGATCGGCATCGCCGCGCTGTCGATGACCGTGTGGGCGCACCACATGTTCGCCACCGGCCAGGTGCTGCTGCCGTTCTTCTCGTTCCTGTCGTTCCTGATCGCCATCCCCACCGGGATGAAGTTCTTCAACTGGATCGGCACCATGTGGCGCGGCCAGATCACCTTCGAGTCGCCGATGATGTTCGCGATCGGCTTCCTGGTCACGTTCCTGCTCGGTGGGTTGTCCGGGGTGCTGCTGGCGTCGCCGGCGATCGACTTCCACGTGTCCGACACGTACTTCGTGGTGGCGCACTTCCACTACGTGCTGTTCGGCACGATCGTGTTCGCCGTCTACGCCGGGGTCTACTTCTGGTTCCCGAAGATGACCGGCCGGATGATGGACGAGCGGCTCGGCAAGCTGCACTTCTGGCTGACGTTCATCGGCTTCCACAGCACCTTCCTGGTGCAGCACTGGCTCGGCGCCGAGGGCATGCCCCGGCGGTACGCCGACTACCAGGCCAGCGACGGTTTCACCACGCTGAACACGATCTCCACGATCGGCGCGTTCATCCTCGGAGTGTCGCTGCTGCCGTTCCTGTGGAACGTCTACAAGTCGTACAAGACGGGCCCGGTCGTCGAGGTCGACGACCCGTGGGGCTACGGCAACGGGCTGGAGTGGGCGACCAGTTGCCCGCCGCCGCTGCGCAACTTCGACCGGATGGTGCGCATCCGCAGCGAGCGCCCGGCCTTCGACCTGAAGTACCCGGAGCTGATGGACCAGCCGCCGACCACCACGCCGACGATCGACGACGCGCTCGCGGCGGAGCGGAGGGCACTGGCCGGTGAACGCGACACCTCCGGCGCCGAGGACCCCGGATCCGGCCGGCGCGCCGGCGGTTCGCACCGCGCCGAGGAGTAG
- a CDS encoding cell wall protein: MTTAMDRRRLLTSAVLGSAGIAGATALGSLAPETANAAPAAAFTPGEVDPNFAEGRVTGIKDHVLLVTGSDNVLHRIQVTSGTSIWKLHPTTFEAVAVGDGLYARGVPLPGGALGADSLWVNIVSMSVEITAIGNSWLHLNHNGSKVIGHVVPGRTAAVYRDAPTTGDLSKLRIGRHVHIIGAWRPDTNEVDLATIYAGTVAA; encoded by the coding sequence ATGACCACCGCCATGGACCGCCGCCGGCTGCTCACCTCCGCCGTACTGGGCAGCGCCGGCATCGCCGGCGCCACCGCCCTCGGTTCGCTCGCACCGGAAACCGCGAACGCCGCCCCGGCCGCCGCGTTCACCCCGGGCGAGGTCGACCCGAACTTCGCCGAGGGCCGCGTCACCGGCATCAAGGACCACGTCCTGCTCGTCACCGGCTCGGACAACGTGCTGCACCGCATCCAGGTCACCAGCGGGACGAGCATCTGGAAGCTGCACCCGACGACGTTCGAGGCGGTCGCCGTCGGTGACGGGCTCTACGCCCGGGGCGTCCCGCTGCCGGGCGGCGCGCTCGGCGCCGACTCGCTGTGGGTCAACATCGTCAGCATGTCGGTCGAGATCACCGCGATCGGCAACTCCTGGCTGCACCTCAACCACAACGGCAGCAAGGTGATCGGGCACGTGGTGCCCGGCCGCACTGCCGCGGTGTACCGGGACGCGCCGACCACCGGCGACCTGTCCAAGTTGCGGATCGGCCGGCACGTGCACATCATCGGCGCCTGGCGGCCGGACACCAACGAGGTCGACCTGGCCACCATCTACGCGGGCACGGTGGCGGCATGA
- a CDS encoding cation diffusion facilitator family transporter, with protein MAAEHEHTHAVSADADRRLLTAALALIVAYMAGEVVVGLIASSLALLSDAAHMLTDAASIVLALIAMRLAARPPRGSFTYGLRRVEILSAQANGLTLLLLAGWLGYEAVRRLIAPPPVAGGLVLGTALVGIVVNLAATWLIGRANRTSLNVRGAYQHILTDLFAFIATAAAGAVMLFTGFDRADGIATVIVVALMAKAGIGLLRDSARIFLEAAPAGTDTGALGKRLAGCDGVAEVHDLHLWTITSGEPAMSAHVLVRPGYDCHRVRREMERLLRDDYQVDHSTLQVDHQPADTAPVAEPYCERSHGPVHRPAR; from the coding sequence GTGGCAGCGGAACACGAACACACCCACGCGGTCTCCGCCGACGCCGATCGGCGGCTGCTGACCGCCGCGCTCGCCCTGATCGTGGCGTACATGGCGGGCGAGGTCGTGGTCGGCCTGATCGCGTCGTCGCTCGCGCTGCTGTCGGACGCCGCGCACATGCTCACCGACGCCGCCTCGATCGTGCTCGCGCTGATCGCGATGCGGCTGGCCGCCCGACCACCGCGCGGCAGCTTCACCTACGGCCTGCGCCGGGTGGAGATCCTTTCCGCCCAGGCGAACGGGCTCACCCTGCTGCTGCTCGCCGGCTGGCTCGGCTACGAGGCGGTTCGCCGGCTGATCGCGCCGCCGCCGGTCGCCGGCGGGCTGGTGCTCGGCACCGCGCTCGTCGGCATCGTCGTCAATCTCGCCGCCACCTGGCTGATCGGCCGTGCGAACCGGACCAGCCTGAACGTCCGCGGGGCGTACCAGCACATCCTGACCGACCTGTTCGCGTTCATCGCCACCGCCGCGGCCGGCGCCGTCATGCTGTTCACCGGATTCGACCGGGCGGACGGCATCGCGACGGTGATCGTCGTGGCGCTGATGGCCAAGGCCGGGATCGGTCTGCTGCGCGACTCCGCCCGGATCTTCCTGGAGGCCGCCCCGGCCGGTACCGACACCGGCGCGCTGGGCAAGCGGCTGGCCGGCTGCGACGGGGTGGCGGAGGTGCACGACCTGCACCTGTGGACGATCACCTCGGGTGAACCGGCGATGTCCGCGCACGTGCTCGTGCGCCCCGGCTACGACTGCCACCGGGTGCGGCGCGAGATGGAGCGGCTGCTGCGCGACGACTACCAGGTCGACCACAGCACCCTGCAGGTCGATCACCAGCCCGCCGACACGGCGCCGGTGGCCGAGCCGTACTGCGAGCGCAGCCATGGTCCGGTGCACCGGCCGGCGCGCTGA
- a CDS encoding MauE/DoxX family redox-associated membrane protein has translation MSTALPAAVAGAAPVLVAGVFVVSGRVKVASRTARSRAAGSALGTLVGKDRAATVYGGVGVAEVAIAALLLAGGLATWWPALAVPARVAAGAAAVAAAGFLGYLGYARIAAPGSSCGCVSARSAPVTWRSFVRAGALLAVALVAVAAPVSWPTALASHPYPVVAALALGGLAMLLLSPEAEHAWLLPLRRLHARVRPHPLAGLAYDLPLASTLRQLEASESYRGVGARLRSDVLEHWDEGEWRIVCYHAEGDQTAVFAVPRLRYDPDAVRLALVDDPLVATA, from the coding sequence ATGAGTACCGCGCTGCCGGCCGCCGTCGCGGGGGCGGCACCGGTCCTCGTCGCCGGCGTGTTCGTGGTGTCCGGCCGGGTCAAGGTGGCCAGCCGTACCGCCCGCTCGCGGGCCGCCGGGTCGGCGCTCGGCACGCTGGTCGGCAAGGACCGGGCCGCCACCGTGTACGGCGGGGTCGGCGTCGCCGAGGTCGCGATCGCCGCGCTGCTGCTCGCCGGTGGTCTCGCCACCTGGTGGCCAGCGCTGGCCGTACCGGCGCGGGTCGCGGCCGGCGCCGCGGCGGTGGCGGCGGCCGGCTTCCTGGGCTACCTCGGGTACGCCCGGATCGCCGCTCCCGGCTCCTCCTGCGGTTGCGTCAGTGCCCGGTCGGCCCCGGTGACCTGGCGCAGCTTCGTCCGCGCCGGGGCGCTGCTGGCGGTGGCGCTGGTGGCGGTGGCCGCGCCGGTCTCGTGGCCGACCGCACTCGCGAGCCATCCGTACCCGGTGGTCGCCGCGCTGGCGCTCGGCGGCCTGGCGATGCTGCTGCTGTCGCCGGAGGCGGAGCACGCGTGGCTGCTGCCGCTGCGCCGGCTGCACGCCAGGGTGCGGCCGCATCCGCTGGCCGGCCTGGCGTACGACCTGCCGCTCGCGTCGACGCTGCGCCAGCTGGAGGCGAGTGAGAGCTACCGCGGTGTCGGTGCCCGGCTGCGCAGTGACGTGCTGGAGCACTGGGACGAAGGCGAGTGGCGGATCGTCTGCTACCACGCGGAGGGCGACCAGACGGCGGTGTTCGCGGTGCCGCGGTTGCGGTACGACCCGGATGCCGTACGGCTCGCCCTCGTCGACGACCCGCTGGTGGCCACCGCCTGA